In one window of Fulvia fulva chromosome 5, complete sequence DNA:
- a CDS encoding 1-acyl-sn-glycerol-3-phosphate acyltransferase, which produces MAGILFWLLTMTTVLSVTCNALIISGRSLKMPALEFYGRSMASFVALIICAIYGTIASACLNVVGYGGLGQWTTAKAFKYTMLLFTGIWMEIHDEKDWLNTTRPAVLVGNHQTELDVLMLGHVFPPYCSVTAKKSLKYWPFLGWFMALSKTVFIERASREQAVAAFAKAAEQMHSAKQSVFIFPEGTRSYYDHPDLLPFKKGCFHLAVQAQVPIIPIVVANYSNVLNVKQKKFVPGSIPIRVLEPIETKGKTKEDVDALLEETRSKMLTALKEITAHARKEGIAIPAEQSSGRMANGASTGVDIAKA; this is translated from the exons ATGGCCGGGATTCTCTTCTGGCTGTTGACCATGACTACCGTCCTCAGCGTAACGTGCAATGCCCTCATCATCTCCGGACGATCACTGAAAATGCCGGCCCTCGAGTTCTACGGACGATCAATGGCCTCCTTCGTCGCTCTCATCATATGCGCAATATACGGCACGATCGCGTCGGCATGTCTCAACGTGGTGGGCTATGGCGGCTTGGGACAATGGACGACGGCGAAGGCGTTCAAGTACACGATGCTGCTGTTCACGGGCATCTGGATGGAGATACACGATGAAAAGGACTGGTTGAACACAACACGCCCTGCTGTCCTTGTGGGCAACCACCAGACTGAGCTGGATGTGCTCATGCTGGGACATGTCTTCCCGCCGTACTGCAGCGTGACGGCCAAGAAGAGTTTGAAGTATTGGCCGTTCCTGGGCTGGTTCA TGGCGCTCAGTAAGACTGTCTTCATCGAACGCGCCTCACGCGAACAAGCCGTCGCCGCCTTCGCCAAAGCCGCCGAACAGATGCATTCCGCCAAGCAGTCCGTCTTCATCTTCCCAGAAGGCACCCGATCCTACTACGACCACCCTGACCTCCTGCCCTTCAAGAAGGGCTGCTTCCATCTTGCCGTCCAGGCCCAGGTGCCCATCATTCCCATCGTGGTCGCCAACTACTCGAACGTCTTGAACGTCAAGCAGAAGAAGTTCGTTCCAGGGAGCATACCAATCAGAGTGCTAGAACCGATTGAGACGAAGGGCAAGACTAAGGAAGACGTTGATGCGTTGCTTGAGGAGACGAGGAGCAAGATGTTGACAGCGCTGAAGGAGATTACGGCGCATGCTAGGAAGGAAGGCATTGCGATACCAGCTGAGCAGAGCAGTGGACGGATGGCGAATGGCGCAAGTACTGGAGTCGACATCGCGAAGGCATGA
- a CDS encoding NCT transcriptional regulatory complex subunit A: MDYRPESPDLSNLTGARPVSPDLSGINTSQSQPLGEFNQQAQHFPTAFGAGHRISSASTYQPQPTSVPHYSPYDRQYQPYQQYSPPTGMPPRQFKAEDEDEYMPDANDSSKRPRRLKQEHTIGTNGAPPIDAAPFPIKAEAGDATLGCTINTTFPVARIKRIMQADEDIGKVAQVTPTVVSRALELFMIKLISQSAVQARGLVGAGGTSGKGPKRILAQHMKAAVNADDVLDFLGEIVNKIPDAPVKAAKKETGSESEEAKPKRRSKKRKDSGDDV, translated from the coding sequence ATGGACTATCGACCCGAGTCGCCGGACCTCTCCAACCTGACTGGAGCTCGACCGGTTAGTCCCGACCTTAGCGGCATCAATACCTCCCAGTCACAGCCGCTTGGAGAATTTAACCAACAAGCACAACACTTTCCCACCGCGTTTGGTGCTGGCCACCGCATTTCTTCTGCAAGCACCTACCAACCGCAACCCACCTCCGTGCCACACTACAGCCCATACGACCGCCAGTACCAACCCTATCAGCAATACTCACCGCCCACCGGCATGCCACCGCGACAGTTCAAGGCCGAAGATGAGGACGAGTACATGCCCGATGCCAACGACTCCTCTAAGCGACCACGGCGCCTAAAGCAGGAGCACACAATCGGCACAAATGGCGCACCGCCCATCGACGCAGCGCCGTTTCCCATCAAGGCTGAGGCTGGCGATGCCACTCTCGGTTGCACCATCAACACAACATTTCCCGTCGCGCGCATAAAGAGGATCATGCAGGCAGACGAAGACATTGGCAAGGTCGCGCAAGTCACACCAACGGTCGTTAGCAGAGCCTTGGAGCTCTTCATGATCAAGCTCATCTCGCAGTCTGCCGTCCAGGCGCGCGGTCTGGTCGGAGCAGGAGGCACATCCGGCAAAGGTCCGAAGCGCATACTGGCACAGCACATGAAGGCTGCTGTCAATGCCGACGATGTCTTGGATTTTCTCGGCGAGATCGTGAACAAGATTCCAGATGCGCCAGTCAAGGCCGCAAAGAAGGAGACGGGTAGCGAGTCGGAGGAGGCCAAGCCGAAGAGGCGGAGCAAGAAGAGGAAGGACTCGGGAGATGATGTTTGA
- a CDS encoding 3-sulfolactaldehyde dehydrogenase yields the protein MATQKKTLDNLKNKKLLKHTGLINGEWIESTSGKATFDVIDPATLDKLATLPEMDKTDVAKAVDAAYEAFKTWKKTTARERPRMLRKWSDLWHGELRSVALRARAGDKVDCRRALRLPIETQAVASTLWHVAEQRGPIAAVEGIARGRMFNLRMTTKAMLINVAN from the coding sequence ATGGCGACCCAGAAGAAGACCCTCGACAATCTCAAGAACAAGAAGCTCTTGAAGCACACCGGCCTGATCAACGGAGAATGGATCGAATCTACATCTGGCAAGGCGACTTTCGATGTCATCGACCCAGCCACTCTCGACAAGCTTGCCACGCTTCCTGAGATGGATAAGACTGATGTAGCGAAGGCCGTCGATGCAGCATACGAGGCGTTCAAGACGTGGAAGAAGACGACTGCTCGTGAGCGACCACGAATGTTGAGGAAATGGAGCGATCTCTGGCATGGTGAGTTGAGATCTGTTGCATTGCGTGCGAGGGCCGGTGACAAAGTTGATTGCCGCCGAGCGCTTCGACTACCTATCGAGACACAGGCCGTTGCTTCAACACTCTGGCATGTAGCCGAGCAGCGAGGTCCGATTGCTGCAGTCGAGGGTATAGCACGTGGACGTATGTTCAATCTACGGATGACCACGAAGGCCATGCTTATAAACGTAGCCAACTAG
- a CDS encoding Glycerol kinase produces the protein MITWVELRCGQFLRPWGSSWGLSHVPMRRQLFGAGAGHRRTWLPHKQRASALSTRTVWHAFPTSKSSVVRGISTTFHGDFPAEMASSEEVFVGSIDQGTTSSRFLIFDKAGEPVAVHQEEFSQIYPNPGWHEHDPDEIVQSVQNCIEGALKIFEKDGHSKESIKAIGITNQRETTVCWDNKTGEPLHNAIVWTDTRTAALARELKARPDSDKLTDVCGLPISTYPSVTKLLWLLKNSEKVKKAYDHGTLAFGTIDAWLIYKLNGGPDNNVFVSDPTNASRTMFMDIHTLKYSEKMLDFFSYEFDMRKVHMPEIVRSSDKQAFGQLTSGSLKGFPLAGCLGDQSAALVGQKGFEPGAAKNTYGTGCFLLYNVGEKPVISTHGLLATVAYNFDGKPVYALEGSIAVAGSGVKFLMHNLGFSHASHKITELAETVKDNGGLVFVTAFSGLFAPYWIDDAHGTMFGITHHTERGHIARATLEAVCFQTKAILDAMEKDSGHELSELKVDGGMSNSALCMQTQADLVGIPIVRPKMRETTALGAAIAAGFAVDVWKNFDELKEVNTAGQTTFEPQMDEKSNKKMFRRWERAVRMCKGWLAEEEEDEGKSDEAKEIKDNISKESEDASKL, from the exons ATGATCACATGGGTCGAACTTAGATGCGGGCAATTCCTCCGTCCATGGGGGAGCTCGTGGGGGCTTTCACATGTACCGATGAGGCGACAGCTCTTTGGAGCTGGAGCTGGTCACAGGCGCACATGGCTTCCTCATAAACAAAGAGCGTCCGCTTTGAGCACGCGAACAGTTTGGCACGCATTCCCTACTTCGAAGTCTTCTGTTGTTCGCGGCATTTCCACCACGTTTCACGGCGATTTTCCAGCAGAAATGGCGTCTTCAGAAGAGGTCTTCGTGGGTAGCATCGACCAGGGCACTACCAGCTCTCGATTTCTCATTTTCGACAAGGCTGGCGAGCCTGTTGCAGTACACCAGGAGGAGTTCAGCCAGATCTACCCAAACCCAGG ATGGCACGAGCACGACCCAGACGAGATTGTGCAGTCCGTCCAGAACTGCATAGAAGGGGCGCTCAAGATATTCGAGAAAGACGGGCACTCTAAAGAGAGCATTAAGGCGATCGGCATCACGAATCAACGAGAGACGACCGTATGCTGGGACAACAAGACCGGCGAGCCGCTACACAACGCCATTGTATGGACAGACACACGTACGGCAGCCCTAGCAAGAGAACTCAAGGCGAGGCCGGACAGTGACAAGCTCACTGATGTCTGCGGCCTGCCCATTTCGACCTACCCATCTGTAACCAAACTTCTTTGGCTGCTCAAGAACTCGGAAAAGGTCAAGAAGGCGTACGATCACGGAACCCTGGCGTTCGGCACAATCGATGCATGGCTGATCTATAAGCTCAACGGCGGACCAGATAACAATGTCTTTGTATCCGACCCTACCAATGCCAGCAGGACCATGTTCATGGACATTCACACACTCAAATACAGCGAAAAGATGTTGGACTTTTTCTCGTACGAATTTGATATGCGCAAGGTCCACATGCCGGAGATCGTGCGCTCTTCGGACAAGCAAGCCTTTGGCCAGCTGACGTCCGGCTCCCTGAAGGGCTTCCCACTTGCTGGCTGTCTTGGAGACCAGTCTGCAGCACTTGTTGGCCAGAAAGGCTTCGAGCCGGGTGCTGCAAAGAACACCTACGGTACTGGCTGCTTCCTGTTATACAACGTAGGCGAGAAGCCAGTGATATCTACCCATGGACTTCTAGCGACAGTGGCGTATAACTTTGATGGCAAACCGGTGTATGCCCTTGAAGGCAGCATTGCAGTCGCGGGATCTGGTGTCAAGTTCCTGAT GCACAATCTCGGGTTCAGTCATGCTTCTCACAAGATCACTGAATTGGCAGAAACAGTCAAAGACAATGGCGGCCTTGTCTTTGTGACTGCTTTCAGTGGTCTGTTTGCACCTTACTGGATCGACGATGCTCACGGCACAATGT TCGGTATAACACACCACACCGAACGTGGGCACATCGCGCGAGCCACACTGGAAGCCGTCTGTTTCCAAACAAAAGCCATTCTCGATGCAATGGAGAAAGACAGCGGACACGAGCTTAGTGAGCTGAAGGTCGACGGCGGCATGAGCAACTCCGCGTTATGCATGCAAACACAAGCAGATTTGGTGGGTATCCCAATTGTGCGGCCGAAGATGAGGGAGACCACAGCTCTTGGTGCTGCCATTGCCGCCGGCTTTGCTGTAGATGTGTGGAAGAACTTTGATGAGCTGAAGGAAGTCAACACTGCTGGACAGACCACGTTTGAACCACAGATGGACGAGAAGAGCAACAAGAAAATGTTCCGCAGGTGGGAAAGAGCTGTGAGGATGTGCAAAGGATGGCTCGCagaagaggaagaagacGAGGGCAAATCGGACGAAGCGAAGGAGATCAAGGACAACATCAGCAAGGAGTCGGAGGATGCTTCGAAACTATAA